One window of the Bacteroidales bacterium genome contains the following:
- the rpmA gene encoding 50S ribosomal protein L27, translated as MAHKKGAGSTRNGRESHSKRLGVKLFGGQTAKAGSILVRQRGTVHNPGVNVGIGKDHTLYALVDGVVSFRKKADSKSFVSVLPVEE; from the coding sequence ATGGCACACAAAAAAGGAGCCGGTAGTACAAGAAACGGTAGAGAGTCGCATAGTAAACGACTTGGCGTGAAACTCTTTGGTGGTCAAACTGCCAAAGCTGGTAGCATACTTGTTCGTCAGCGCGGAACAGTTCACAATCCAGGTGTAAATGTTGGTATTGGTAAAGACCATACTCTTTATGCACTTGTAGATGGTGTTGTTTCTTTCCGTAAAAAAGCTGATTCTAAATCATTTGTATCAGTTCTTCCAGTGGAAGAATAG
- a CDS encoding sigma-70 family RNA polymerase sigma factor, whose protein sequence is MQIKTNISALNDVELIDLYKEKGDKGIVGELYKRYTRFAFSICMKYIKDEEGSKDAVMQVFEKLFVDLKRHQVTNFKSWLHSVLKNHCLHIIRDNQYKLTKEKEAINSYENLVENQFHLYQDNDDGFEEKVDNLEMELCNLSHEQRVCVELFYLKDKCYQEVAEITGYTMNQVKSHIQNGKRNLKISLQQNEDKR, encoded by the coding sequence ATGCAAATTAAAACTAACATATCTGCTTTAAATGATGTTGAACTTATCGACCTTTATAAAGAAAAGGGAGATAAAGGGATTGTTGGTGAGTTATATAAAAGGTATACCCGTTTTGCATTTTCAATCTGCATGAAATATATTAAGGATGAGGAGGGTAGCAAAGATGCTGTGATGCAGGTTTTTGAAAAGTTATTTGTTGATTTAAAGAGGCATCAGGTAACAAACTTTAAATCGTGGTTACACTCGGTACTCAAAAATCATTGTTTGCATATCATCAGGGATAACCAGTATAAATTGACCAAGGAGAAGGAAGCGATAAATTCTTATGAAAATCTTGTGGAAAATCAGTTCCATTTGTATCAAGATAATGACGATGGTTTTGAGGAGAAGGTTGATAATTTGGAGATGGAACTATGCAACCTCTCGCATGAGCAAAGGGTTTGCGTTGAACTTTTCTACCTGAAAGATAAGTGCTACCAAGAGGTTGCAGAAATAACAGGCTATACAATGAATCAGGTGAAAAGCCATATACAGAACGGGAAGCGAAACCTGAAAATCAGTTTGCAACAAAATGAAGACAAAAGATAA
- a CDS encoding DUF3520 domain-containing protein, with amino-acid sequence MKALISLIGMMVLCTSMTLNLQTGILSGIVTDRSTGTAIPNALVEVFQNGKNISSNSTGNNGVFSFSLSQGTYSVKVTAQGYDIYVNKKVNITSGTTTNLKISLKSSTIVDSLTASDEIVVETKKEMFTTGMAMSSRAKSEGYANYASPSVVCYQPQEFNTESYDVISENGFKDVINNPLSTFSIDVDKASYSNIRRFLTQNQKPVKDAVRIEEMINYFDYEYPQPTNGHPFSITIEGEKCPWNEKHNLVLVGLKGENLNDKQIPPSNLVFLLDVSGSMDQPNKLPLIKRSFKYLVENLRSVDKVAIVVYAGAAGVVLESTSGNMKETIIASIDKLQAGGSTAGGEGINLAYAIAKQNFIKGGNNRVILATDGDFNIGASSDAEMVRLIEEKRKDGIFLSILGVGMGNYKDSKMEKIADAGNGNYSYIDNLLEAKKVFGTELWGTLYTIAKDVKIQIEFNPSKVKAYRLIGYENRLLNKEDFNDDKKDAGEIGCGHTVTALYEIIPSDSEETISNVDPLEYQKQSVVSDSKNMMTVKVRYKKPDEDISKLIVEKVETGKTKNSNNIKFASAVAEFGMLLRESEFKGTSSYATVLKRAKNSAGLDEFGYRADFIKMVELSEMLDK; translated from the coding sequence ATGAAAGCTTTAATTTCTTTAATCGGAATGATGGTGCTATGCACATCAATGACTCTAAATCTACAAACAGGGATTCTTTCAGGAATAGTTACAGATAGGAGTACGGGAACGGCTATTCCAAACGCACTTGTAGAGGTATTCCAAAACGGAAAAAATATCTCTAGTAATTCAACTGGAAATAACGGTGTATTTTCGTTTAGTCTTAGTCAAGGAACATACTCAGTTAAAGTAACCGCTCAAGGTTACGATATCTATGTAAACAAAAAGGTGAACATTACTTCGGGAACAACCACAAATCTAAAAATAAGTCTAAAGTCATCAACTATTGTAGATAGTTTAACGGCTAGTGATGAGATTGTTGTTGAAACAAAAAAGGAGATGTTCACAACAGGCATGGCAATGTCTTCCAGAGCAAAAAGTGAGGGTTATGCCAACTATGCATCTCCGAGTGTTGTATGTTATCAACCACAGGAATTCAACACCGAATCGTACGATGTAATCAGCGAGAATGGTTTCAAGGATGTGATCAATAATCCCCTTTCCACATTTTCTATTGATGTTGATAAAGCTTCCTACTCAAATATCCGTAGATTTCTGACCCAGAATCAAAAACCAGTAAAAGACGCTGTAAGAATTGAGGAGATGATTAACTATTTCGATTATGAATACCCACAACCCACCAATGGACATCCATTCTCTATTACCATTGAAGGCGAAAAATGCCCTTGGAACGAGAAACACAACCTTGTTTTAGTTGGCTTAAAAGGGGAAAATCTTAATGATAAGCAGATTCCTCCAAGCAATCTTGTTTTCCTACTCGATGTTTCAGGTTCCATGGATCAACCCAATAAACTACCGTTAATAAAAAGATCTTTCAAATATTTGGTTGAGAATCTTCGCTCGGTCGATAAAGTTGCAATTGTTGTATACGCAGGTGCAGCAGGTGTTGTGCTCGAATCAACCTCAGGGAACATGAAAGAAACTATTATCGCATCTATAGATAAACTCCAAGCAGGTGGCTCAACGGCAGGTGGCGAGGGCATTAATCTTGCTTATGCAATTGCAAAACAAAACTTCATTAAAGGAGGAAATAACCGTGTTATTCTTGCAACCGATGGCGATTTCAATATTGGAGCCAGCAGCGATGCTGAGATGGTAAGATTAATTGAGGAGAAGAGAAAAGATGGTATTTTCCTCTCGATACTTGGAGTTGGAATGGGCAACTATAAAGATTCGAAGATGGAAAAAATAGCCGATGCTGGCAACGGCAACTACTCCTACATTGACAATCTACTGGAAGCCAAGAAAGTATTTGGAACTGAACTTTGGGGAACCCTTTACACTATTGCAAAGGATGTTAAAATACAAATCGAATTCAATCCAAGTAAGGTTAAGGCATACAGGCTGATAGGTTACGAAAACAGATTACTTAATAAGGAAGATTTCAATGACGATAAAAAGGATGCAGGAGAAATAGGGTGTGGTCACACCGTTACTGCCCTCTACGAAATTATCCCATCTGATTCCGAAGAAACCATTTCAAATGTAGATCCCCTTGAATACCAAAAACAATCGGTAGTTTCAGACAGCAAGAATATGATGACCGTTAAGGTTCGTTACAAAAAACCCGATGAGGATATTAGCAAACTGATTGTTGAAAAGGTAGAAACAGGTAAAACAAAGAATTCCAATAACATCAAATTCGCATCGGCAGTTGCAGAATTTGGAATGCTTCTTCGTGAATCTGAATTTAAAGGAACCTCATCGTATGCTACTGTTCTAAAACGAGCAAAAAATTCTGCAGGGTTAGATGAGTTTGGTTATAGAGCGGATTTTATTAAAATGGTTGAGCTAAGCGAGATGTTGGACAAGTAA
- the serS gene encoding serine--tRNA ligase, translating to MLTLKVIRENKEEVIKRLAVKNFDGKEIIENVITLDDERKAIQLQLDGNLAEQNNIAKQIGKLFSEGKVDEANSAKQRTADLKEQSKLLSQKLSDAEKELNQTLVKIPNLPHASVPLGHGAKDNVEVRSGGTIPKLHEGAQPHWELTKKYDIIDFELGVKLTGAGFPVYKGKGAKLQRALINFFLDENTSAGYQEIQPPLMVNEDSGYGTGQLPDKDSQMYHVGLDNFYLIPTAEVPVTNIYRDVVLNATQFPIKMTAYTPCFRREAGSYGKDVRGLNRLHQFDKVEIVQLQHPEKSYDTLEEMVLHVENILKKLELPYRILRLCGGDMSFTSALTYDFEVFSAGQDKWLEVSSTSNFESFQANRMMLRFKEEGDKKTQIAHTLNGSSLALPRIVASILENNQTPEGIRIPKALQKFCGFEMID from the coding sequence ATGCTTACCCTAAAAGTAATTCGCGAAAATAAAGAAGAAGTAATTAAACGATTGGCGGTTAAGAACTTCGATGGAAAAGAGATAATTGAAAATGTAATTACACTTGACGACGAGCGTAAGGCAATTCAACTCCAGCTTGATGGGAATCTTGCTGAGCAGAATAATATTGCAAAGCAGATTGGTAAATTATTTTCGGAAGGAAAAGTTGATGAGGCGAACTCTGCAAAGCAAAGAACGGCTGATCTTAAGGAGCAGTCAAAACTTTTATCACAGAAATTATCTGATGCTGAGAAAGAGTTAAACCAAACACTTGTAAAAATTCCTAACCTTCCTCATGCATCTGTACCTCTGGGACATGGTGCAAAAGATAATGTTGAAGTTCGTTCTGGCGGAACAATTCCTAAACTGCACGAGGGTGCTCAACCTCATTGGGAGCTTACTAAAAAGTACGATATTATTGATTTTGAACTTGGTGTTAAGTTAACTGGGGCAGGATTTCCTGTTTATAAGGGTAAAGGTGCAAAGTTACAGCGTGCTCTTATTAACTTTTTTCTTGATGAGAACACATCCGCAGGGTATCAGGAGATACAGCCGCCGTTAATGGTTAATGAGGATTCAGGATATGGTACAGGTCAGCTGCCCGATAAGGATAGCCAGATGTATCATGTTGGGTTAGATAATTTTTATCTGATTCCAACAGCAGAGGTTCCGGTAACGAATATTTATCGTGATGTTGTTCTAAATGCAACACAATTTCCAATAAAGATGACAGCATATACGCCTTGTTTCCGTCGTGAAGCAGGTTCTTACGGAAAAGATGTTCGTGGATTAAACCGATTACATCAATTCGATAAAGTTGAAATTGTTCAACTCCAACATCCCGAAAAGTCTTATGATACGCTTGAGGAAATGGTATTGCACGTTGAGAATATTCTGAAGAAATTAGAGTTACCATACAGAATATTGAGACTTTGCGGTGGCGATATGAGTTTCACCTCAGCTCTCACCTACGATTTCGAAGTTTTTTCTGCTGGGCAGGATAAATGGCTTGAGGTTAGTTCAACATCTAACTTTGAATCTTTCCAAGCAAACCGAATGATGCTAAGATTTAAAGAGGAGGGTGATAAGAAAACCCAAATTGCACATACATTAAATGGTAGTTCACTTGCATTACCACGTATAGTTGCTTCAATCCTAGAGAATAACCAAACACCAGAGGGAATTAGAATTCCAAAGGCTCTTCAAAAGTTCTGTGGGTTTGAAATGATTGACTAA
- a CDS encoding sodium-translocating pyrophosphatase, translating to MMPSIFWLIPVCSALALGFAYYFFKEMMKADEGTDTMKKIALHVRTGAMAYLRQQYKVVSIVFVILTLIFVLLAYVLKIQNPWVPFAFITGGFFSGLSGYFGMKTATYASARAANAAQKSLNDGLKIAFRSGAVMGLVVVGLGLFDISIWFWALNHIIGVLDNTTNAAIASDPSMKLIIVTTTTLTFGMGASTQALFARVGGGIFTKAADVGADLVGKVEAGIPEDDPRNPATIADNVGDNVGDVAGMGADLYESYCGAILSTAALGASGFTAAALTGAGFASRATDPNIQFNAVIAPMLIAAIGIILSILGIFMVRTKEGASQKQLLAALGRGVNISSFFIAVFSFLILWYLDLPNYTGIWGSMVIGLVAGIGIGKSTEYYTSSAYKPTQRIAASSQTGPATVIINGIGIGMISVAIPVLIVSVAIIFAFLFAAGFHFENINMGLYGIAIAAVGMLSTLGITLATDAYGPIADNAGGNAEMSHLGPEVRQRTDALDALGNTTAATGKGFAIGSAALTALALLAAYIEEIKVGVARIPEKALAFADTVGHKIQDASITEIMHYYNIDLMNPRVLVGAFLGSMAAFLFCGLTMTAVGRAAQKMVEEVRRQFREIKGILEGTAEPDYARCVEISTKGAQKEMLFPSLLAIIIPVATGILFGVAGVMGLLLGSTATGFILAIFMANAGGAWDNAKKYIEEGNYGGKGSDAHHAAVTGDTVGDPFKDTSGPSLNILIKLMSMVSIVVVGVTLAYALM from the coding sequence ATGATGCCATCAATATTTTGGTTGATTCCTGTCTGCTCTGCATTAGCATTAGGCTTTGCTTACTATTTCTTTAAAGAGATGATGAAGGCCGATGAAGGAACAGATACAATGAAAAAGATTGCACTTCACGTGCGTACAGGTGCAATGGCGTACCTAAGACAACAGTACAAAGTTGTGAGTATTGTGTTTGTTATTTTAACACTGATTTTTGTGCTTCTTGCCTATGTTCTTAAAATTCAGAATCCTTGGGTGCCTTTTGCGTTTATCACAGGAGGTTTCTTTAGCGGTTTATCTGGATATTTTGGGATGAAGACCGCTACATACGCTTCAGCTCGTGCGGCTAACGCAGCGCAAAAATCGCTGAACGATGGTCTTAAGATTGCCTTTCGTTCAGGTGCTGTAATGGGCTTGGTTGTAGTTGGTTTAGGTTTATTTGATATATCAATTTGGTTCTGGGCGTTAAATCATATAATAGGTGTTTTGGATAATACTACCAATGCAGCAATTGCAAGCGATCCTTCAATGAAACTAATTATCGTCACAACAACTACCCTTACTTTTGGAATGGGTGCTTCAACCCAGGCATTGTTTGCACGTGTTGGTGGTGGTATTTTTACAAAAGCTGCCGATGTTGGAGCTGACCTCGTAGGTAAAGTTGAGGCTGGTATTCCAGAAGATGATCCACGTAACCCAGCTACCATTGCCGATAACGTAGGCGATAACGTAGGTGACGTTGCTGGTATGGGTGCTGACCTTTACGAATCGTATTGTGGAGCTATTCTTTCAACCGCAGCTCTTGGTGCTTCTGGTTTTACCGCTGCCGCTCTTACGGGTGCTGGTTTTGCAAGCAGAGCAACAGATCCGAACATTCAGTTTAATGCTGTTATTGCTCCTATGCTTATTGCTGCAATTGGTATCATTTTATCAATTCTTGGAATCTTCATGGTTCGTACTAAAGAGGGTGCTTCGCAGAAACAACTTTTGGCTGCTTTGGGCCGTGGGGTAAATATTAGTTCTTTCTTTATTGCTGTTTTCTCTTTCTTGATTCTTTGGTATTTAGATCTTCCAAACTACACTGGGATTTGGGGTTCAATGGTAATAGGATTAGTTGCGGGTATAGGTATTGGAAAATCAACAGAATACTATACCTCATCAGCATACAAACCAACTCAAAGAATTGCTGCATCATCACAAACAGGACCTGCTACTGTTATTATTAATGGTATTGGTATTGGAATGATATCTGTAGCTATTCCCGTACTTATTGTAAGCGTTGCAATTATTTTTGCATTCCTTTTTGCAGCTGGTTTCCATTTTGAAAATATTAACATGGGTCTTTATGGTATTGCTATTGCTGCTGTTGGTATGCTTTCAACATTAGGTATCACTCTTGCTACCGATGCTTACGGTCCAATCGCCGATAACGCTGGTGGTAATGCTGAGATGAGTCACTTAGGCCCTGAGGTTCGTCAACGTACCGATGCTTTAGATGCACTGGGTAATACAACCGCTGCAACTGGTAAAGGATTTGCTATTGGTTCTGCTGCTTTAACAGCATTGGCTCTATTAGCTGCTTATATTGAGGAGATAAAAGTTGGAGTTGCTCGTATTCCCGAGAAAGCTCTTGCTTTTGCCGATACGGTTGGTCATAAAATTCAGGATGCATCTATTACAGAAATTATGCATTACTATAACATCGACCTAATGAATCCACGCGTACTTGTAGGTGCTTTTTTAGGTTCAATGGCTGCATTCCTTTTCTGCGGTTTAACTATGACTGCTGTTGGTCGTGCTGCACAAAAAATGGTTGAGGAAGTTCGTCGTCAGTTCAGAGAGATTAAAGGTATTCTTGAAGGTACTGCTGAACCTGATTATGCTCGTTGTGTTGAGATATCAACCAAAGGTGCACAAAAAGAAATGTTATTCCCTTCACTACTAGCAATTATTATACCTGTTGCAACTGGTATTTTATTTGGAGTTGCTGGCGTTATGGGACTACTACTTGGTAGTACTGCTACTGGATTTATCCTTGCTATTTTTATGGCAAATGCTGGCGGTGCATGGGATAATGCTAAGAAATATATCGAGGAAGGTAACTATGGTGGAAAAGGTTCTGACGCACATCATGCTGCAGTAACCGGCGATACCGTTGGTGATCCATTCAAAGATACATCTGGCCCAAGTTTAAACATCCTAATCAAACTTATGAGTATGGTATCAATCGTTGTGGTTGGTGTTACATTAGCTTATGCATTGATGTAG
- the rplU gene encoding 50S ribosomal protein L21, with product MYAIVDIAGQQFKVEKDQKVFVHRQEGEAGAELSFEKVLLVDKDGKVTIGAPEVKNAKVTAKILAHVKGDKVIIFKKNRRKGYKLKKGHRQQFTQIQIEEIVA from the coding sequence ATGTACGCAATTGTAGATATAGCTGGTCAACAATTCAAAGTTGAAAAAGACCAGAAGGTTTTTGTTCACCGTCAAGAAGGTGAAGCCGGAGCTGAATTAAGTTTCGAGAAAGTACTGCTTGTTGATAAAGATGGTAAAGTAACTATAGGTGCGCCCGAAGTTAAAAATGCAAAGGTAACTGCAAAGATACTTGCGCATGTAAAAGGCGATAAAGTTATCATTTTTAAGAAAAACAGGCGCAAAGGGTATAAACTGAAAAAAGGACATCGTCAACAGTTTACCCAAATTCAGATTGAAGAAATCGTTGCATAA
- a CDS encoding bifunctional nuclease family protein — MGKVKLNVLGISYSQTQSGAYALVLSEEEGKRRIPIIIGGFEAQSIAIQIEGLTPPRPLTHDLFLNFSKSFSIEILEVQIYKLEEGVFFSKLHCDNGKKEVYIDARTSDAIALALRFKCPIYTTEDIIEKAGIILEFDGTDDEPEKTATPIEKKENIDSTLFSKMSLSELKSILDEAVNNEDYEKASKIRDEIKRRT, encoded by the coding sequence ATGGGTAAAGTTAAGCTGAATGTGCTGGGTATATCATACAGCCAAACACAATCTGGAGCTTACGCACTGGTTCTCAGCGAAGAAGAGGGAAAAAGACGTATCCCTATTATTATTGGTGGCTTTGAAGCACAATCCATTGCAATTCAAATTGAAGGGCTTACCCCTCCCCGACCGCTCACACACGATCTTTTCCTAAACTTTTCAAAATCCTTCAGCATCGAAATACTCGAAGTTCAAATTTACAAACTCGAAGAGGGCGTGTTCTTTTCCAAACTTCACTGCGATAATGGTAAAAAGGAAGTTTATATTGATGCTCGAACATCTGATGCCATTGCACTTGCCCTTCGTTTTAAATGCCCTATATATACTACGGAGGATATTATCGAGAAAGCTGGCATAATTCTTGAATTTGATGGTACCGATGATGAACCTGAAAAAACAGCAACTCCTATTGAAAAGAAGGAGAACATAGATTCAACGCTGTTTAGTAAGATGTCTTTATCTGAACTAAAATCAATACTTGACGAGGCTGTTAATAATGAGGATTACGAAAAAGCATCAAAAATTCGTGATGAGATCAAGAGACGTACTTGA